In a genomic window of Zingiber officinale cultivar Zhangliang chromosome 9B, Zo_v1.1, whole genome shotgun sequence:
- the LOC122024423 gene encoding glucan endo-1,3-beta-glucosidase 14-like: MAKRTSGCFLLCLLFSGQVIQILSITIGINYGQIANNLPSPNRVASLLRSLNISRVKLYDADQNVLSAFINTDIEFVIGIGNENVSTMTDPAKALGWLQQHVLPHLPFTKITCITVGNEIFKGNDTVLMANLLPAMQSVYRGLVSLGLDKKVNVTSAHSLDMLGNSYPPSAGSFKQDLAVYIQPILSFHSMTKSPFLINAYPYFAYKENAGTVSLDYVLFEPNAGVTDALTNLNYDNMLYAQIDAVYAAVRAWGYPDIEVRISETGWPSRGDSEEIGATPENAAKYNGNLLQRIAMKQGTPMNPYVPVDVYVFALFNEDLKPGPTSERNYGLFYPDGTPVYNIGLHGYLPPMLSSSFKMVPALSTLGIAIVILLLA; this comes from the exons ATGGCGAAGCGGACGAGCGGATGCTTCCTCCTTTGTCTCCTCTTTTCAG GTCAAGTTATCCAAATTCTTAGCATCACAATAGGTATCAATTATGGGCAAATTGCCAACAATCTTCCTTCCCCAAATCGAGTTGCAAGCCTACTACGTTCCCTCAACATCAGCAGAGTAAAGCTGTATGACGCTGATCAGAACGTTCTTAGTGCGTTCATCAATACTGACATAGAGTTTGTAATAGGAATTGGCAACGAGAATGTGTCAACAATGACTGATCCAGCAAAAGCACTTGGATGGCTCCAACAGCATGTCCTGCCTCACCTTCCTTTTACTAAGATCACCTGCATAACTGTTGGAAATGAAATCTTCAAAGGAAATGATACTGTTCTGATGGCCAATCTTCTGCCGGCCATGCAATCAGTTTACCGAGGCCTGGTTTCTCTTGGATTGGATAAAAAAGTAAATGTCACCAGTGCTCATTCCCTTGACATGTTAGGGAACTCTTACCCTCCTTCAGCAGGCTCATTCAAACAAGACCTAGCAGTTTATATCCAGCCAATTCTTAGCTTCCATTCAATGACAAAATCACCCTTCCTCATCAATGCCTACCCTTATTTTGCATACAAAGAAAACGCTGGAACTGTCTCCTTAGACTATGTCCTCTTCGAACCCAATGCAGGAGTTACCGATGCACTCACAAATCTGAACTATGACAACATGCTATATGCACAGATTGATGCGGTTTATGCTGCTGTCAGAGCATGGGGATACCCTGATATTGAAGTCAGGATTTCTGAGACTGGATGGCCTTCTAGAGGGGACTCCGAAGAGATAGGAGCGACACCAGAAAATGCTGCAAAGTACAATGGTAATTTGCTGCAGAGGATAGCCATGAAACAGGGAACTCCAATGAATCCTTATGTTCCTGTAGATGTATACGTCTTTGCATTGTTTAATGAAGACTTAAAGCCCGGGCCGACTTCTGAAAGAAACTACGGACTATTTTATCCTGATGGCACTCCTGTTTATAATATCGGTTTGCATGGATATCTTCCGCCTATGTTGTCTTCGAGTTTCAAG ATGGTGCCAGCTTTGAGCACTTTGGGAATTGCCATTGTAATTTTGCTCCTAGCCTGA